Proteins encoded in a region of the Natrarchaeobius halalkaliphilus genome:
- a CDS encoding aldehyde ferredoxin oxidoreductase family protein translates to MSEGTPNRILRVDLSNRTASSEPIPSTWLRTFIGGKGLGARYLYEELEPGIDPLGPENRLLFLVGPLTGTLPGEPRYAAVTRSPLTGTFLDSYAGGSFPEALATSLGDHLGLIVQGAAEDPVCLDVADGDVAIHSTDTWGGDTVETAEAFSEAATACIGPAGENRVAYATIASDGGDHHAGRGGAGAVMGAKRLKAVVARDDAPNGTESLCESYAERFRENETGRWLAASDTVESVDYADEVGALATRGWTEGRFDEVGSVGVEAVRDAATGREREHEAVPGGFRVSTDEGESVPRGATAMSLGAGLGIGSFDAVATLGERCNRAGVDVISAGSAISWAIRAANDGTIDRRPAFGNEGDARELLEEIVDRKTPLGDALANGVDAATARFGGEELIPTVKTMELPSYDPRGAQSMALAYATSDRGACHRRARPVEREPVEGQWSPSEAAATIVREQDRRSVLWSLVVDDFAGDVLEDFGSELLEARGLEYDPEELRTVGERVWTLTRLFNVREGFDRSDDELPAALETPLEDGQEESGVDPNRFESMLVAYYARRGWGMDGLPTRETVDRLGLAGVVDDETALADEPATLTSTRRSSRSAKHDRNGEPQ, encoded by the coding sequence ATGTCGGAGGGGACGCCGAACCGGATACTGCGCGTCGATCTGTCGAATCGGACGGCCTCGAGCGAGCCGATTCCGTCGACGTGGTTGCGGACGTTCATCGGGGGAAAAGGTCTCGGGGCACGCTACCTCTACGAGGAGCTCGAGCCGGGGATCGATCCGCTCGGACCGGAGAACCGTCTTCTGTTTCTTGTCGGACCCCTCACCGGAACGCTTCCCGGTGAGCCGCGATACGCCGCGGTGACCCGGTCGCCACTCACCGGGACGTTCCTCGACTCCTATGCGGGCGGCTCGTTCCCTGAAGCGCTCGCTACATCCCTTGGCGACCACCTCGGTCTCATCGTCCAGGGGGCTGCGGAGGATCCGGTCTGCCTCGACGTGGCCGACGGCGACGTCGCGATCCACTCCACCGACACGTGGGGTGGGGATACGGTAGAGACCGCCGAGGCGTTTTCCGAAGCGGCCACGGCGTGTATCGGTCCCGCAGGAGAAAATCGGGTAGCATACGCGACGATCGCCTCCGACGGCGGGGACCACCACGCCGGACGCGGAGGCGCGGGAGCGGTCATGGGCGCAAAGCGGCTGAAAGCCGTCGTCGCACGCGACGACGCGCCGAACGGGACCGAAAGCCTCTGTGAAAGCTACGCCGAACGCTTTCGCGAGAACGAGACCGGACGCTGGCTGGCTGCCTCGGACACCGTCGAGTCGGTCGACTACGCCGACGAGGTGGGAGCCCTCGCGACTCGAGGGTGGACCGAAGGACGGTTCGACGAAGTGGGAAGCGTCGGCGTGGAAGCCGTCAGGGACGCCGCCACGGGACGCGAACGAGAGCACGAGGCGGTTCCCGGAGGGTTCCGGGTCAGCACCGACGAGGGCGAAAGCGTTCCGCGTGGCGCAACCGCAATGAGCCTCGGTGCCGGGCTCGGTATCGGCTCGTTCGACGCCGTCGCGACACTGGGCGAACGCTGCAACCGGGCCGGCGTGGACGTCATCAGCGCGGGGAGTGCGATCTCCTGGGCGATCCGCGCCGCGAACGACGGTACGATCGACCGTCGACCGGCTTTCGGAAACGAGGGAGACGCCCGCGAACTCCTCGAAGAGATCGTCGATCGGAAGACGCCTCTCGGAGACGCGCTCGCGAACGGCGTCGACGCGGCGACGGCGCGCTTTGGAGGCGAGGAGCTGATCCCGACGGTCAAAACGATGGAGCTCCCGTCGTACGATCCGCGGGGCGCACAGAGTATGGCACTGGCGTACGCGACGAGCGACCGGGGTGCCTGTCACCGGCGAGCACGGCCGGTCGAGCGCGAGCCCGTCGAAGGACAGTGGTCGCCCTCGGAAGCCGCAGCGACGATCGTTCGCGAACAGGACAGACGGTCCGTACTCTGGAGTCTCGTCGTCGACGACTTCGCCGGCGACGTCCTCGAGGACTTCGGTTCCGAGCTGCTCGAGGCCAGGGGCCTGGAGTACGACCCGGAGGAGCTCCGCACCGTTGGCGAGCGCGTCTGGACTCTCACTCGACTGTTCAACGTCCGCGAGGGTTTCGATCGATCGGACGACGAACTCCCCGCGGCGCTCGAGACGCCCCTCGAGGACGGCCAGGAGGAAAGCGGGGTCGATCCGAACCGCTTCGAATCGATGCTCGTCGCCTACTACGCCCGACGGGGATGGGGAATGGACGGACTCCCGACGCGAGAGACGGTCGACCGGCTCGGCCTCGCGGGGGTAGTCGACGACGAGACGGCGCTGGCTGACGAGCCGGCAACCCTGACGAGTACCCGCCGATCGTCGAGATCGGCAAAGCACGACCGAAACGGTGAACCCCAGTAG
- a CDS encoding ferritin, whose translation MLKNSIEDALNEQINEELYSSYLYLSMAAYYEDEGLPGFASWMRSQADEEHAHAMRIYEFVVERDGRITLEGIDSPPTEWNGPADAFEAAYEHEVEITRMIDELVGLAREENDNATENMLQWFVAEQVEEEATAQGILDKLNHVGDDGPGLLMIDQELGQRGGDGAEDESSAPESPE comes from the coding sequence ATGCTCAAAAACTCGATCGAAGACGCGCTGAACGAACAGATCAACGAAGAACTCTACTCGTCGTACCTGTACCTCTCGATGGCGGCCTACTACGAGGACGAAGGTCTCCCCGGGTTCGCATCGTGGATGCGTTCGCAGGCCGACGAGGAACACGCCCACGCGATGCGGATCTACGAATTCGTCGTCGAACGCGACGGACGCATTACGCTCGAGGGAATCGACAGTCCCCCAACTGAGTGGAACGGACCGGCCGACGCCTTCGAGGCGGCCTACGAGCACGAAGTCGAAATAACGAGGATGATCGACGAACTCGTCGGGCTCGCTCGAGAAGAAAACGACAACGCGACGGAGAATATGCTCCAGTGGTTCGTCGCAGAACAGGTCGAAGAGGAGGCGACCGCGCAGGGTATCCTCGACAAATTGAACCACGTTGGAGACGACGGTCCCGGCCTCTTGATGATCGACCAGGAACTCGGCCAACGCGGCGGCGACGGTGCCGAAGACGAATCGTCCGCGCCCGAATCCCCAGAGTAG